ATCTACTTTCTAGAAATATAATGTTTTATGGTCAGTACAATTCAGATTTGTAATTTACTATGAAATTTGAACATACTTTTGAGTATCTCAATCGGTACACGCCATTTTGCACCATCATAATCACCTTAATATTTGCACATGAAAGTTtacatttcataatttttccttcggcaggaaaaaaaagggacataTTCCAATATGGCATTCTCCAGTTACATGGAAaacacgaaaaattttaaaagtgaaatGGGTAAATACCTTGTAAGCAACTACATGTCCCACTGGAAGCCCTTGGCTACCGCACCgtgcaaaaagagaaagatcACCAATAATATCCAAGGCCTTATGGCGACACGGTTCCTCATCAAAACGCAATGGCGGGTTTAACCAACCTTTATCTGCACTGTAGATGATTTCCGGAATGCAAAATGTCAATCAATGGAGCAAAAAAGAGAAGCATGCTGCCTGCTTTGGCTTGTTGAttccaaaagtttcaaaagacAACTTTGGGACATTACGCAGCATAATGTCTCGCACCGTCTTCCAACAAAACTTAAGcatttcttctttgaaaattcagGTTCTAAAACTACCAGTagtcccttaccaaaaaaaaaaaaaaataccagtaGTCGGTGACCCTTGTTTCAGCCATTCATTTAACTcactaagcaaaaaaaaaaaagaaaaaaacaagagagagaatgaagaggtTCCAAGATCTCACCTACAAACCAATGCATTTTCTAGTGAGCCTCCTTTTATCAATCCGCTGCTGCGCATTTTCTCCACCTAAGAAAATATTGCAATATCAGATCTGGCTTTAGGTGGAAAAGCCAACACTAAGGGAGATCTTTTGCTAAAAATAAGGTCCGCATCATTCAAGACAAATGCAAATATGAGCGTATATGGCAACCATTCTGATCCGAAAAAGtaattctgattaaaatgactttctaATTTTATTCCCTGAacaagttttagagaatcagaatacgtttggtaatcgcataaaatttatattcctcgaacagaaacacgtttggtaactgcacataatttttgttcccgagaacaattgctcttcccaatttttgtcatttaagtcaaataattacatagttactttgtgaaatttcatcctacattttgaattaaccgaagattaattcatactGATTCTCGTATAtaacatatgcatattaaaatataaaaataaacatcAAGAATCACCACgagtcattttcgccatttattaTGGGGTTTCATCCAACTCTTTTGAGCGAACGGACAACCAACATAAGCGACACCCTCGTTTATGTAGGGAAAATGCACCGCACTACACTACCCCGCATTGGTGTgcattttttgttctagaaaatcaaatctcaatctTAATTCATCCAAATCTTAAGAACGAGagcttgctaagtgttcacgttggttatttttgtcttttttcaaaattttctaaaaccaaACTACgactaaagtacataaacctaggcaaatcacaaccaataaaatcaaatgcacaatcaaagaatcatggcattgataaatcacttcataaaaccctaaagaagcCTTAAGGGCTTATAAAAATGTGGTGtgagtttaatttcaaaagtgtttataattttcctaaaaaagaacaaaatctatgaaatctaggaaatctaggcccaaatttatgaaaataaggtcaatctagcctaatttaagttttttctattcttagggagtttctgaaatttttctgatattttggatttttttttgaatttttttatttcttactttaattttattatattatatatttttctttgaaaatgagacgtCGTTCTGTTTTAGGTCGAacgaaaagtgagagatgtgggacttcattctgttttgtgattctcaaaagtgattcttttttccggaatcaacttttttttttgtttttttgtttttttgtttttttgcttttgcttttgctccaaaacagtttctgggaacagaatcagaattagaatcggttacattaccaaacataattctcatcttttttttgctccGGAAAATAGAATTAGAGAACCATAATAGTTACCATACAGGCCCTTAGTAACAGGAAAAtagttttgtggaaaaaaaGATAATCTGTTGCCCAGATGGCACAAATTAAGGTAATAAGACGAGTGCGTTtaccaaacaaaacaaaaggcatAAGTGTATAGTAAACATAAAAGATAATATTCCCAACCACTGATCGTATAGCAAATTCATACTACTAATAGTATTCATGAATCACCCAGCATTCCAACACTCTTGGTTGTGAGCGGGGCAGATGTGAAATTTGCACTCAGTACATCAAATTTCTAGACTCCGTCAGTTCAAGCAAATATATTTCACAGACACGGTAGGAAACATATCAATATGCAAGGAGGACTTCTATGTTTTGTTTACTCtgctattattttctttttagctGTCAAAAGGTAGAATAAACGCACACAAAATGCAAGCGAAGGTAATATCCAGCGATTTGTCAAGCAGCAGTAGTTTATAGGCATGCAAAATAGTTATAGATGTCAATAGTTCATCCACTAATATTAACAGATGCAAGATTGTTTTTTTCGTTCATAACTGCGTAAGTGAGACCCTCACTACGGACAATTTAGTATCCCCCAGTGCCTTGATCAGTGCTGTGATAGCTGAAGAGGTGTAAATGGGCATGGACTGACGAACTGTCTTGACTTTATAAGTCAAGTTTTCCAGTTATCAAAATCATGGTGAAAAATCAGGAAAGGTATGTTttgtaattgaaaaagaaagtgtGTGTCTAGCAATGTCGCTACACTGAAGTACAACCTTTTTCTATTGCGGTAGGGAAGGGAGATCCATGCATAGGAGAGTAAGATATGGATTGGGAGGAGTGGCGAGTGCCATGGTGACAAAATAACTGACCTCCtcgtaaatgcaaaaggttcgTGAAGGAGCAATTTCCCTTTTATAAAAGGAATCGTGTTCAATAGAAGAGGAGAACCACTGGCAGCCAATAGATGGGACCTGCATCACCGACATAATAATGACAAATAAAGGTATTATTTAGTGACTCAAACACCGCATTGCACCTGATGACCCCACTAATCTTCATCTGATTGCTTAGCATCTCTCAACCTCACATTTACCTAAATGTTTAGCCAATATAGATGCACGTGTAGCTAGAATGAGCACAGATCACAGATTTAGCTTCCAATGACTACTAAGTAAGGTGGTGGTATAGTGGTGCTAAAAAGCACCACTCAAGCAAAGAATATGGGGCTTGAGAAAATAACAACATGATGAGAGTTTGAATCGTCCAACAAAACCAGTCCTATTCAACAGCCACTTTGAAGCTTCAAAATATATCCGACAAGATTCAGTCAGATTAATCAAGCTAGTGACCCGGACAATGTCAGGTAAGTGTCATAGACAGTACGAACACATATAAAGCAGTGCATCCATGCACAACATACATTTGCCAACCTGAATCTGAAATTAGGGAGATGGAGATTTAACTTCTCCTAATCTATAAAAACGGAAAGTGGAGCACAGAGCAACAGCAAGAAGAGAATTGCTATAAGTGAAGAGCCATGATGGATATTACATTGTCCTAGAGTTCATCAGATCAAACGAGTAAACCCATATTTTCATCTCCAAGTAACggaaatttttcataataaaattTAGTTAAAGGATCGCTAATCAATATAAGAATCTTATGGTATCACCGAGGTGAGGAACATGGACCATGGTAAGGAAGATGGCAATGCAGAGATTACAACATTAACATTCGTAGCTCATTATCAGTAATTAGCTGGCCTATCGTAAATCTCTGGTTCAAATGCTCAGACACGGAATCCCTTGAAGGTGCCCATATTTTGTTCTCAAAATAAGGCTAATATCTTCtgaccaaaaatatttaaaactaagCTAAtatctcaattgaaaaaaataagcaagCAATAAGAGAAGTTCCCAGCCCAAAATAGACCCTAGACTGATATACTACTATTACTAAAATCATCTTGTCCCATGATGAATCAGGAAGGTTTACAGGcaattagaattcaaataaGGAAAAGGTGTCATCTAACAGCGAGAACCACTTTCCTAATATCCAGGTTATTTGAAGGCCCATACTTCCCAATTCACGATTGTGACTAAGTAGCCCCTCCCCTCCTGTAACAGGTTGATATCTCCTTGATCTTGTTGAAAACTTGAATAATTCCATAGCTAACAAAATCTTCATTGCCAGAAGGAAATAGTTAAGAAAGGCTTAAGAAATCATCATGGcatttacattttaaaaaaagaaaattcaggtAAACCACTGGAAGAATTTAAATAAGTAGTTAAACAACCTACCAATGACTCTCTTTTTGAGCAAGATTAGCAATTATTAAAGAAGAGGGAATAACTTCTGTGCCTTCTAACAGCCAAAGCCTCAGCCTGTTATATAAAAGAAGATACCTACATGTGGAAAGTTGATCCCACAGCTGATGTGGACCTGTGATGAGGGGAATGCAATCACAAAAGAATCATTCCTCCAGACATGCACTGGTTCCTCCAAATATGGTGCCATTTTCTCAAGACTGTCTCCACAAGCATCTTTCGCCACCTTTAAACCAACCCCTTCTATTGCCTCCACCCATTCACCTGCTGATCCATCTAAAATAGGAACCTGCAAAACAAATATCACAAATTGTATCCGTTTTCTCATCTGATTCGATAATATTTACACCCGAGCTATTGACCTCGGAACAAGCACTGAACCTTTTTCACCATGCCCTGAAACTATAGGATCAAACATAGATATATGTCCGTTAATTGCCATGATGCATTTGACAGAGCAATCTGCCAATGAGGTGAAATTTCGTACTAAAACTACATTGAAACAAACAACAGATACTTTCTGGATTGAGATTACTTTACACCCTTGATGGGAGGGATCCTGGACTAAGTGATAAGGATACCGAGTAGCATATGTGCAAGCTCAATGGAGTTTATATCGCAATGCTCAAGGCCTTCACTGTTGTAgtttagaagggaaaaaagtacAATCTGAAAGAAGAATTGGTCTGATCAAAGACCTGGCTGTATGTTTGTCAATATTAACTGACAAGAGAAAGGGGCAATATGAAGCATCCCCTAAGCATCAGCAAGACTTAGCTCAAAAGTCATGGAAGTTAAAGGACTATATAGTTCTGTGTGAATCATGCGGAGATACAAAATACAAAGACTGCTATATGAAAGTAACTTAAGAAATTACGGGAGACATTCTTGTTGGATGCTTGAAGACAACACACTTGTTTAGGTTGTTCGTCACGTTGCTCCATAGATCTATTTTGCAATCAATCTTCGCATTCCTAACCTTACTCGTCGAGAGTATACCAACCCCAAGTAATACCAAGCAGACAAATTCAACGGAAAGAACAACTGGAAGTATAATCTAACACTTCTTCAGAATTATCTTGTCGGATGCACTACAAAATGCAAGATTGAAAGTGACAAAAGAAAAGCCTTGTTTAAAACAAGTTCAAACATTATAGCACGAACCTCCACATCGCGATCTCCAGCATCAAGGCTGACAACCTCGATCCGGCAATTGTCGACGCCAGTGGCCTCCAAAGCGGAAAGCAAGTGCTCAACGGTGCGGACTCTGTACCCGTCCTTGGAAAGCGTGGTGCAAAGGGGCGATTCTTCAACGTGATCGATCGACGCCGGTACGAAGTGGGACTGGAACTCGAAACACCTGCCGCCGCCGGCGAGATGCGGCCGTACCGTCACCCTCGAGACCTTACCCGAGTGCAGAGCGACGCCTGACTTCTCTATGCTGCCGGCGAGGGTCTGCTGCAACTTCCCAGTCtgcgagacagagagagagagaggcaggggTCAATGTATATCATTCTGCTGGGGAACTCAACCGGCGTCAAACTGGTGGATCAAACGGTTCAATCTCGACCGAAGTCCGGGAGAAAGAGATGTGAGAGGAGTACAGATTTCCAAGAGATGCGAGAGGAGGACTTGAACAGGGCGTTGAAGGCGGAGGAAGAGAGCGTCATGGTCGAGCGAGCCGAGAAACGCTCAACGCAGAAGCCTCCTCATCGGTCATGAAGCTTCAGTTTTCAGCGCCTACGGGTTTGGAGGAATTTGGAGGGTGACACGTGgcatcatgagagagagagagagagagagagtcgggaGTTTGGGATCGTACTGTCTGAGTGAGGGGAGAAAACACTTTCTCCTGAGAGAGACTGCGGTAAGCGACGGTGGCTATGAGAGACGGGGAGAGGACGGTGGGCccaattaagggaaaaaaaatgttaagaagttataaatttattgtgaattcaattttaaatcttttaattttatcaattaaattctattcacaattttttttttcacgattttcaatataatccatctaatcaattttcctGAAATCGTTGATGCATATGTTGCTCGGCCTATAAAGCACTACTGGCCTTGACaatgataatttttgtaatttttaaaattttattatatatattttttattcttcctGCACCGGTTGCTAGTCAAGGTTGCCAAGTCTTGATGGTGGCCGGTGACCGACCACAGGTGACAACAGGCGAGATGGTGAGGCTCGAACTCATCAAGATTTGGTGGATGGTGACCTCACCAATTCTCGAGGAGGTCGAGTATTGTCAATTTGTCCGATTGTCAGCCATCGCTAAAGCCCGGAGATCGTcggagaaaaatggaaaaaaaattttaattaagaaaaaataaaaatattataaaaatcagaaaaataataaaaaattataaaattatccaCTTGAACGCCGCTTGTGCCACGTATGGAAAACATATGCATCAATGTTTTGTGGCCAAAACTAACTGGATAGGCTACatttggaaaattgtcaaaagtttaGAATGGCCGGATTAAAAAGTTAAGGACCGAATCATTGCAACTGCAGTAGATTCAAGacattttagataattttctctcTTATTTGTCATGCGGATAGATAGGAAAGATATGACACAAGAACATGCCGTGGTAACGTTCACCGTCACAGTTTCACCGTCCTATCACAATTGATTTTTGTCTTAGTATAATAATACCATTGGCCCTAAATGACAGACATTTTACGACCTCCTTCGCAATCAAACAATCTTCCACTTGTAGAAAATCTATTTTCCATTCAACTCTAGACCGGTTTGACGGTTTTATGCGTCTGACAATTGCTTTTGATTACAAAAGACTGAAAGAGTTTCCTCCTTAACCTTTTGTTGTCATGGGAAAACGAATTCCTTAAGGACAAGTTTTCAATGACTTGATGTTGGTACGCCTGAGTAGGGCACGAGCATGTGTACTAGAAGTAGCAAATTGCCAGTTGAAGGTAAACAATTTGGACGTCCTCGCGTTATAACGAGCTCGTCTACTAAAGGAACAGAAAAGCGGCCGTAAAGAGAATTTGAGATGTACATATAGATCTACATAATTGATGCCGTGAATTGATTTTGCGGTAAGAAGGCATAATAAATGACTAGAAGCGCCACTTGAAAGCATCCAGCATATAATCATACCTTCGCCTAGATACACTATGAAATAGATCGCGAATTCAAGCTAAAAACTGCGAGCAAAATAGCTACGTGGTCATAAATGCACAAGTTACTTGCATGTTCCCATCATCCTGCACAATCACATCAACCTTGTTGAGAGCTGCCTAGGATAAGTTTTCTATATACAGAGCATTAACTTACTTTCCAAGAGCGAGACAATGCACATGTTAACCTATCTATACATTCCGTCCTTCATCAGCACCACCATTGCCGAAAACAAACACAAGATTTGTCTTTGCCGATGTCAGAGGCAACTGGCAGCGGCAGATAAAGCTCAGGCCTAATGTTAGGAGAGAATACCTTAGTGCTCAAGGGTGATTAGCTCGTGACTCAAAAAGGATGAGAGTTGTATCAGATATTCACAGGGTGAACTGGATTTTTCATCAGGTATCTGCACTTATGGAGGTGCTGTTCGGATTGCTGATCGATTGCAGGGCCACTAGCGATACGTTTCCTCTCTCTATGCGGTTGCAGATGGACTCCAGAGGAAGAAGCAAGTGTGCTAGCTGGCACTGAGATAAGTCAGCAAGAATGCAAACAAGGTTCAGGGGCAACTAAAGCAAAGAAACAATTACCAAAAGAGCACTCTCCGTACTTTCAAGACCAATTTTCATTAGCTCGATGACTTAAAAGTGAACAGCTCTTTATAAAACAGCGCTAACAAGAAAAACACTACAGTAAGAGAAAAAAGACCAGACTCCAGCAATCAGATAGACATTAAAGTGAAATTGGGATCCCACCGACggcattcaaaatttttcatgatctcATTCAATGTAATAGTAGCACCAGAACATAACGAGTAAAACCGTACAGCTTTTTGGCAATTAGAAAGCATACATGCCCCGAATGAGTTGAAGTATATGTTATGGTGCCATGCACAAGGATTACTCCTAATGACCCAATGAAAAAAGTGCTATGATTATTCCTGTCTTAAATAACAAAAGAGAGCAGCAGGATAGAAGGAAAATGCAGACAGCTAGATATTGTACATTTTTTTATGCAGCAACTCAGCAAGAGTCTTGCAGTTTCAACTTTAAACCTTTTCTCGCTAAGCGAATTCTCTAAAGATTCACGTAGCGAATTAACTCCAGCATCTCATAAATTGTAAACTACATGATAAACCTGGCTATCTAGCATGTAGTGTTGGCTTTGGCCTCTGGTCATACAAAACCAAGTCGTTTTGAATGGGTTGAAACGTGCTTATTAGCTAGCCAACTCCAAACCAACCAAGTTCACCCTTTTTGACCAATCCATCTGTTTAGTATGCTCCACACATGTATACTCAAGACAAGAATATTGTTCCTAACAAACAAACAGATGGGTTATCAAAAACAGGTGTCAAAGTGAAACTCAATTGGAACTCAGTGAAAGAAT
The genomic region above belongs to Rhodamnia argentea isolate NSW1041297 chromosome 6, ASM2092103v1, whole genome shotgun sequence and contains:
- the LOC115728642 gene encoding probable UDP-3-O-acyl-N-acetylglucosamine deacetylase 1, mitochondrial isoform X1; the encoded protein is MTLSSSAFNALFKSSSRISWKSTGKLQQTLAGSIEKSGVALHSGKVSRVTVRPHLAGGGRCFEFQSHFVPASIDHVEESPLCTTLSKDGYRVRTVEHLLSALEATGVDNCRIEVVSLDAGDRDVEVPILDGSAGEWVEAIEGVGLKVAKDACGDSLEKMAPYLEEPVHVWRNDSFVIAFPSSQVHISCGINFPHVPSIGCQWFSSSIEHDSFYKREIAPSRTFCIYEEVEKMRSSGLIKGGSLENALVCSADKGWLNPPLRFDEEPCRHKALDIIGDLSLFARCGSQGLPVGHVVAYKSGHALHAGFLRCLA
- the LOC115728642 gene encoding probable UDP-3-O-acyl-N-acetylglucosamine deacetylase 1, mitochondrial isoform X2, translated to MTLSSSAFNALFKSSSRISWKSTGKLQQTLAGSIEKSGVALHSGKVSRVTVRPHLAGGGRCFEFQSHFVPASIDHVEESPLCTTLSKDGYRVRTVEHLLSALEATGVDNCRIEVVSLDAGDRDVEVPILDGSAGEWVEAIEGVGLKVAKDACGDSLEKMAPYLEEPVHVWRNDSFVIAFPSSQVHISCGINFPHVPSIGCQWFSSSIEHDSFYKREIAPSRTFCIYEEVEKMRSSGLIKGGSLENALVCSADKGWLNPPLRFDEEPCRHKALDIIGDLSLFARCGSQGLPVGHVVAYKRGGSHC